The following proteins are encoded in a genomic region of Fusarium oxysporum f. sp. lycopersici 4287 chromosome 1, whole genome shotgun sequence:
- a CDS encoding STE protein kinase: MAEPRLGLSEVVSEERTEPFSQSEIDARFKGIGVEEPVPTTSSSLVSLDELHVEDHHHRQGIRILFRPLANFPKSRSVSPGSESLQWLALRAEVASPEQPEHKVLAVTQTSKDIKFTVRIPGETQDDYPRPPLWCELYYDPASDKVIFLNRSDLPISLSGVSPTPPSSPYSPSHVVNPGSAKALRPGTWRITLRDMEVLDFRVLEKRPVILYQPQQQTIVEDVPSESSTPTVNSSGKRALSPEYDEKRVKRRVSDPNTPGDDGVVMFLRPSADPLVFSLPNGRESKELSSVNGHPLLDAEKGETAAISGVCEVDEYELTKREPIASTSLSAVYTATHSHVPNNIVTVKVLKTRVANPNDKALVHERTVIRQADMWLRECRGQEDLQHKSIVRYYGGDARFLSLYMEHIDAKDLTSMPRWRNNTNDEFIGDRNDAARILGDIAGALNYIHGRKLVHNDIKPANILYSPERGAVLCDFGLSTPATATNSPTVGGTPYYVPPEFIGRKQRGPASDVWALGVTMLYVLRKITYPDSRAHRRHPRPLYWLIAGVNSPNMPHKQYGNGQPAMKQMRDWLAEIFDARKSLNPKDRLERIVMEMLYPNPNQRITMAKVVQELAVEQVAAPAG, translated from the coding sequence ATGGCAGAACCTAGGCTCGGGCTCTCTGAGGTTGTCTCAGAAGAGCGCACCGAGCCATTTTCTCAATCCGAAATTGACGCCCGCTTCAAGGGgattggtgttgaagaaccAGTCCCTACTACTAGCTCTTCGCTTGTCTCGTTAGACGAGCTCCACGTCGAGGATCACCACCACAGGCAAGGCATCCGCATTCTGTTTCGTCCCCTAGCCAACTTCCCCAAGTCGCGGTCTGTGAGCCCTGGTAGTGAAAGTTTACAGTGGCTCGCTCTCCGCGCCGAAGTTGCTTCACCAGAGCAGCCTGAGCACAAAGTTCTCGCTGTGACTCAGACCTCCAAAGATATCAAATTCACCGTCCGTATCCCCGGTGAGACTCAAGATGACTACCCAAGGCCCCCTTTGTGGTGCGAGCTATACTACGATCCCGCTAGTGACAAAGTCATCTTCCTGAACCGGTCAGACCTACCAATTTCTCTGTCAGGAGTGTCGCCGACGCCGCCGTCGAGCCCTTACAGTCCTTCACATGTCGTCAACCCCGGGTCAGCCAAGGCTCTGAGGCCTGGAACATGGCGCATCACGCTTCGAGACATGGAAGTCCTCGACTTCCGAGTACTTGAAAAGCGCCCGGTGATACTGTATCAACCACAGCAACAGACTATTGTCGAAGATGTTCCCTCAGAGTCCAGCACCCCCACCGTGAACTCGAGCGGCAAGCGGGCCCTTTCTCCGGAGTATGACGAGAAGAGAGTGAAACGTCGTGTCTCAGACCCGAATACACCCGGTGACGACGGTGTTGTTATGTTCCTCAGGCCTTCCGCAGATCCCTTGGTTTTCTCTCTTCCAAATGGTCGCGAGAGCAAGGAGCTCTCCTCTGTGAATGGCCATCCTCTGCTGGACGCTGAAAAGGGTGAAACTGCTGCAATCTCAGGTGTCTGCGAAGTCGATGAGTACGAACTCACCAAGCGAGAGCCAATTGCTTCGACTTCCTTGTCTGCCGTGTACACAGCAACACACTCCCACGTACCGAACAACATCGTTACTGTCAAGGTACTCAAGACGCGCGTTGCCAACCCCAATGACAAGGCGCTCGTCCACGAGCGGACTGTCATCCGTCAGGCCGACATGTGGCTTCGTGAGTGTAGGGGTCAGGAAGACCTGCAGCACAAGTCAATTGTTCGCTACTATGGTGGTGATGCCCGATTCCTTTCCCTATATATGGAGCACATTGACGCGAAGGATCTAACTTCCATGCCTCGATGGCGGAACAATACCAACGATGAGTTCATTGGCGACAGAAACGACGCAGCCAGAATCTTGGGAGACATCGCTGGCGCCCTCAACTACATCCACGGTCGCAAGCTGGTGCATAACGATATCAAGCCCGCCAATATCCTCTACTCGCCGGAGAGAGGTGCGGTCCTTTGCGATTTTGGTCTCTCTACACCGGCCACTGCTACTAATTCGCCGACCGTTGGCGGAACACCGTACTACGTTCCTCCGGAATTCATTGGGCGAAAACAACGCGGACCTGCTTCTGACGTCTGGGCACTCGGTGTCACTATGCTCTACGTGTTGCGCAAAATAACGTACCCTGACTCTCGTGCTCATCGACGACACCCGCGACCCCTTTATTGGTTGATCGCTGGGGTGAACAGTCCCAACATGCCGCACAAGCAGTATGGAAATGGCCAACCCGCTATGAAGCAGATGCGAGATTGGCTTGCCGAGATCTTCGATGCGAGAAAGAGTCTGAATCCCAAGGACCGACTCGAGCGGATCGTTATGGAGATGCTATACCCTAACCCCAACCAACGTATCACTATGGCCAAAGTGGTACAAGAGTTGGCTGTCGAACAGGTTGCTGCTCCTGCGGGATGA
- a CDS encoding L-fuculose-phosphate aldolase — protein MLTSKSFRTAPLKRVISRQASLSFSSSASKSRIILPSQKLTTKPYSKFQPSLRSASFATSSEASASTPEEPVNQNFAAVATGGIPYPGIPKIEDPYQKRQWQLEHMAGAFRVFSRMGFTEGAAGHISVRDPVDPNTFWINPMGVHFGMLEAGHMVHINEDGQVIGGNRVAVNAAGFTIHAAIHKARPDVDAACHAHSKYGKAWSTFGKPLEMISQDACIFYNDHSVYSDFGGVVFEDDEGACIAKALGPKNRSVILQNHGLLTAGKTVDEAAYLFSLMERTCEIQLLVESAGLPRQIIGNEEAEYTYRYNADPEALYTEFQPDFEYEVWKSNGKLKSGVN, from the exons ATGCTCACATCAAAGTCTTTCCGTACAGCGCCTCTAAAGCGAGTTATCTCCAGGCAGGCCTCACTTTCATTCAGCAGCTCAGCCTCTAAATCCCGTATTATCCTCCCCTCTCAGAAACTCACAACCAAACCTTATTCAAAATTCCAACCTTCTCTTCGATCCGCATCCTTCGCAACAAGCTCCGAAGCTTCGGCTTCAACGCCCGAGGAGCCAGTCAACCAGAACTTTGCAGCTGTTGCAACAGGCGGTATCCCATATCCTGGAATTCCCAAGATCGAGGACCCTTATCAAAAGCGACAATGGCAATTGGAACACATGGCTGGTGCCTTTCGCGTGTTTTCCCGTATGGGGTTCACTGAGGGTGCTGCGGGACATATCAGTGTGAGAGATCCTGTTGATCCTAACACATTTTGGATTAACCC TATGGGTGTTCACTTCGGAATGCTTGAGGCAGGCCATATGGTTCACATCAACGAAGACGGCCAAGTCATTGGCGGTAACCGAGTCGCCGTCAACGCAGCTGGTTTTACAATTCATGCTGCTATTCATAAAGCCAGACCAGATGTAGACGCTGCATGCCACGCTCACTCTAAATATGGCAAGGCTTGGTCAACATTCGGGAAGCCCCTTGAGATGATCAGTCAAGATGCTTGTATCTTCTACAACGACCACAGCGTGTACTCCGACTTTGGAGGTGTTGTctttgaagacgatgagggcGCTTGTATTGCCAAAGCACTCGGTCCGAAGAACCGATCGGTCATTCTGCAGAACCATGGGCTGTTGACGGCGGGTAAAACAGTTGATGAAGCGGCGTATTTGTTTTCCCTCATGGAGAGGACGTGTGAGATCCAGCTGTTGGTCGAGAGTGCTGGACTGCCGAGGCAGATTATTGGTAATGAAGAGGCTGAGTACACCTATCGTTACAATGCTGATCCT GAGGCGTTGTATACTGAATTCCAGCCTGATTTCGAATACGAGGTTTGGAAGTCTAATGGTAAGCTAAAATCGGGTGTTAACTGA